One segment of Corynebacterium atrinae DNA contains the following:
- a CDS encoding diaminopimelate dehydrogenase has product MADIRIAIVGYGNLGKSVEKLVKAQPDMSVAGVFSRRQSLDTDAQVWPVADFRNYTDEFDVAVLCLGSATDIPEQAPEFIRYANTVDTYDNHRDVPRHRAQMNEIARENGTVAIVSTGWDPGMFSLNRTMASAILPGAAQHTFWGPGLSQGHSDALRRIAGVHKAVQYTIPSPEALAAARRGEAGELTGKQAHVRRCFVVADEADRERIEHEIRTMPDYFVGYEVEVNFIDEATFDAEHTGMPHGGHVITAGDTGGFTETIEYTLELDRNPDFTAAVALAYSRAAHRLREAGQSGAFTVLEVAPYLISPTPLEELVARDV; this is encoded by the coding sequence ATGGCAGATATCAGGATCGCGATCGTCGGATACGGCAACCTGGGCAAATCGGTGGAGAAGCTCGTGAAGGCGCAGCCGGATATGAGCGTTGCGGGGGTGTTTTCGAGGCGGCAATCGTTGGATACGGACGCACAAGTGTGGCCGGTCGCCGACTTTCGCAATTACACCGATGAGTTTGATGTCGCGGTGCTGTGCCTGGGGTCTGCGACGGATATTCCGGAGCAGGCGCCGGAGTTCATTCGTTACGCGAACACGGTGGATACTTACGATAATCACCGTGATGTGCCGCGGCACCGGGCGCAGATGAATGAGATCGCGCGGGAGAACGGCACGGTCGCGATTGTGTCTACGGGTTGGGATCCGGGGATGTTTTCGCTCAACCGCACGATGGCGTCGGCGATTTTGCCGGGCGCGGCGCAGCACACGTTCTGGGGTCCGGGTTTGTCGCAGGGTCATTCGGATGCTTTACGACGCATCGCTGGTGTCCACAAGGCAGTTCAGTACACCATTCCTTCTCCCGAGGCCCTCGCCGCTGCGCGGCGGGGCGAGGCCGGGGAATTGACGGGTAAGCAGGCGCACGTGCGGCGTTGTTTTGTGGTGGCGGACGAGGCGGATCGAGAGCGCATTGAGCATGAGATCCGCACGATGCCGGACTACTTTGTCGGCTATGAGGTCGAGGTGAACTTCATCGACGAGGCGACCTTCGATGCCGAGCACACTGGCATGCCCCATGGTGGGCACGTTATTACTGCCGGGGATACGGGCGGGTTTACGGAGACGATTGAGTACACGTTGGAGCTGGATCGGAACCCTGACTTCACGGCGGCCGTGGCACTTGCCTATTCGCGGGCGGCGCATCGGCTGAGGGAGGCGGGGCAGTCGGGAGCGTTCACGGTTCTCGAGGTTGCGCCCTACCTCATTTCGCCTACGCCGCTGGAAGAACTGGTCGCGCGCGACGTGTAG
- the thrE gene encoding threonine/serine exporter ThrE, translating into MSTLTEKFAAFLTGSGRIATIDAAKAAPPPSPLAPIDLTDHTQVAAVMDLAARIGDILLSSGTSNSDTKAQIHAVTSAYGLHYCHVDITMNTITIFTNIGHTRKTPVNVFRVVRKMTMDFSKLSEVDRLIRSIQAGATPPEVAERILDELAAAPAQYGTWTSIMGWGLMGGAVAVMLGGGWLVAATAFATSSLIMAMNTWLGRKQLPTFFQNVFGGIVATLPAAVIYSLAAELGVRITPSQIIASGIIVLLAGLTLVQSLQDGITGAPVTASARFFETMLFTGAIVAGVGIGISLTAMMGISLPPLETSPPPNFTSSSVRVFSGAVAAAGFAIACFAEWSSVVISALTALAGSAFYYFALLPFGVGPVVAASVAAVVIGLAGGLLARRFLIPPLITAIAGITPFLPGLAVYRGMYASMHEQMLVGFTNIALALAIACGLAAGVVLGEWVARRLRRPPTLNLYRYFRQSRRLTFQQIDRRKRKIPRS; encoded by the coding sequence GTGTCCACGTTGACTGAGAAGTTCGCGGCTTTCCTCACCGGTTCGGGCCGGATCGCGACAATCGACGCCGCTAAGGCTGCCCCGCCGCCCTCCCCGCTGGCTCCTATTGATCTGACGGATCACACGCAGGTGGCGGCGGTGATGGATTTGGCGGCGCGGATTGGCGATATTTTGTTGTCTTCGGGGACGTCGAATTCGGATACGAAGGCGCAGATTCATGCGGTGACGTCGGCGTATGGTCTGCATTATTGCCATGTGGACATCACGATGAACACGATCACGATCTTCACCAATATTGGGCACACGCGGAAGACTCCGGTGAATGTGTTCCGGGTGGTGCGGAAGATGACGATGGATTTTTCCAAGTTGTCGGAAGTGGACCGGTTGATTCGTTCGATTCAGGCTGGTGCCACGCCGCCGGAGGTGGCGGAGCGGATTCTCGATGAGTTGGCTGCCGCCCCCGCGCAGTATGGGACGTGGACTTCCATCATGGGGTGGGGGTTGATGGGTGGCGCGGTCGCGGTCATGCTCGGCGGTGGTTGGTTGGTGGCGGCGACGGCGTTTGCTACGTCGAGCCTCATCATGGCGATGAACACGTGGCTGGGGCGCAAGCAGCTGCCGACGTTTTTCCAGAATGTGTTTGGCGGGATCGTCGCTACGCTGCCGGCGGCGGTGATCTATTCGCTAGCAGCGGAGTTGGGTGTGCGGATTACGCCGTCGCAGATCATCGCGTCGGGCATCATTGTTCTGTTGGCGGGTTTGACCTTGGTGCAGTCCTTGCAGGACGGGATTACGGGGGCGCCGGTGACGGCGTCGGCACGCTTTTTTGAAACGATGTTGTTTACCGGGGCGATCGTCGCCGGGGTGGGTATTGGTATTTCGCTGACGGCGATGATGGGGATTTCTCTGCCGCCGCTGGAGACAAGCCCCCCGCCGAACTTCACGTCGAGTTCGGTGCGGGTGTTTTCCGGTGCGGTGGCGGCCGCGGGGTTCGCCATCGCGTGCTTCGCGGAGTGGTCCTCGGTGGTCATTTCGGCGCTGACTGCCCTGGCTGGTAGCGCGTTCTATTACTTCGCACTGTTACCCTTTGGGGTCGGCCCGGTCGTCGCGGCGTCGGTCGCGGCGGTGGTCATTGGTCTCGCCGGTGGTCTGCTCGCCCGTCGTTTCCTCATTCCCCCGCTCATCACGGCTATCGCGGGCATCACGCCTTTCCTGCCTGGCTTGGCCGTGTATCGGGGCATGTACGCCTCGATGCATGAGCAGATGCTCGTGGGCTTCACCAATATTGCCCTCGCGCTGGCCATTGCTTGTGGCTTGGCGGCGGGCGTGGTGCTCGGTGAGTGGGTGGCGCGCCGTCTGCGCCGCCCGCCGACGCTGAATCTCTATCGCTACTTCCGGCAGAGCCGCCGGCTGACGTTCCAGCAAATTGATCGCCGGAAGAGGAAAATTCCGCGCTCGTGA
- a CDS encoding alpha,alpha-trehalose-phosphate synthase (UDP-forming) produces MSGDNSFVVVANRLPVDLHTGPDGTRTWTPSPGGLVAALSPVLERHDGCWVGWPGVADEAPEPFRTDGGVLLHPVRLSSADFEGFYEGFSNATLWPLYHDLIVTPVYHRDWWDIYRDVNLRFATEVAEVAAEGATVWVQDYQLQLLPGILRQLRPDLRIGFFLHIPFPGADLFRQLPWREETIRGLLGADLIGFHLESGANNFLELARRAGYEVSGTASTRLIDAHVRTDGRHVGVGAFPISIDPTSLGEGAEGSVEALRASLGNPRTVLLGVDRLDYTKGILQRLLAFEELLESGALDPEEVVFLQIATPSRERISQYRQARSRVEEAVGRINGRFGSMGHPVVHYLHQSLPKSELRTYYEAADIMLVTPFKDGMNLVAKEYVACHGDGSGALVLSEFAGAASELPQANLCNPFDLESIKRAVATAATALDTTPEVQRERMLAMHAQVITHDVDLWAGSFLDALAKVEP; encoded by the coding sequence ATGAGCGGCGACAACAGCTTTGTGGTCGTGGCCAATCGTCTTCCGGTTGACCTGCACACCGGCCCCGACGGCACCCGCACCTGGACTCCGAGTCCGGGTGGTCTGGTCGCCGCGCTTTCACCCGTGTTGGAACGCCATGACGGCTGCTGGGTCGGCTGGCCGGGGGTCGCGGATGAGGCCCCGGAGCCATTCCGCACCGATGGGGGCGTGCTCCTCCACCCCGTGCGGCTGTCCTCGGCGGACTTCGAGGGCTTCTACGAGGGTTTTTCCAACGCCACGCTCTGGCCGCTCTACCACGACCTCATTGTCACCCCGGTCTATCACCGCGATTGGTGGGACATCTACCGCGACGTCAACCTGCGTTTCGCCACCGAAGTCGCCGAGGTCGCCGCCGAGGGGGCGACGGTGTGGGTGCAGGATTATCAGCTGCAGCTGCTGCCCGGAATTCTTCGGCAACTGCGCCCTGACCTGCGCATCGGCTTCTTCCTCCACATCCCCTTCCCCGGCGCTGATCTCTTCCGTCAGCTGCCGTGGCGCGAAGAAACGATCCGCGGCCTGCTCGGCGCGGATCTCATCGGTTTTCACCTCGAGTCCGGCGCCAACAACTTCCTGGAGTTGGCTCGCCGCGCGGGCTACGAGGTGAGCGGCACGGCGTCTACCCGGCTTATCGACGCCCACGTGCGCACCGATGGCCGCCACGTCGGCGTCGGTGCGTTCCCCATCTCCATCGACCCCACGTCCTTGGGCGAGGGTGCGGAGGGGAGTGTGGAAGCGCTGCGCGCTTCCCTGGGCAACCCGCGAACGGTGTTGCTCGGCGTCGATCGCCTCGATTACACGAAGGGGATCTTGCAGCGCCTGCTCGCCTTCGAGGAGCTGCTGGAATCGGGGGCGCTGGACCCGGAAGAGGTGGTCTTCCTGCAGATTGCCACGCCCTCGCGCGAGCGTATCTCGCAGTATCGTCAGGCTCGCTCCCGCGTGGAGGAGGCCGTGGGCCGCATCAATGGCCGTTTCGGCTCCATGGGTCACCCCGTGGTCCACTACCTGCACCAATCCTTACCCAAGTCCGAGTTGCGCACCTACTACGAGGCGGCGGACATCATGCTGGTCACCCCCTTTAAGGACGGCATGAACCTGGTGGCCAAGGAATACGTGGCCTGCCACGGCGACGGCTCGGGTGCATTGGTGCTGTCCGAATTCGCCGGCGCCGCCAGCGAACTCCCCCAGGCCAACTTGTGCAACCCCTTCGACCTGGAGTCGATCAAGCGGGCCGTGGCCACTGCCGCAACGGCGCTGGACACCACTCCGGAGGTACAGCGGGAGCGTATGCTGGCCATGCACGCCCAGGTGATCACCCACGATGTTGACCTGTGGGCGGGGTCCTTCCTCGATGCCCTGGCTAAGGTGGAGCCATGA
- the otsB gene encoding trehalose-phosphatase: MTASLHDLAAAESLLVISDFDGTIAGFSTDAYDVPVNQEAVNALQELAALPNTHVAVLSGRHLAGLHQVCHLQPPVMFSGSHGAESDVDGVVLTEEMAARLSDIEDRLAPLIAAQPLAFVEAKPFQRVLHVAKLAASDEAAAKQLLARAVALEHPGMSMIVGKNIVEFSVADVNKGTWIAATIKRLQPTRALFLGDDTTDEDGFLALRPQDLGVKVGEGETAATMRIADTVAVGNLFSELLEQRRLSQD, from the coding sequence ATGACCGCCTCCCTCCACGACCTCGCCGCCGCCGAAAGTCTCCTCGTTATCAGTGATTTCGATGGGACCATCGCCGGATTTTCCACTGACGCCTACGACGTCCCGGTGAACCAGGAGGCGGTGAACGCCTTGCAGGAGCTCGCCGCGCTGCCGAACACCCACGTCGCGGTGCTATCGGGGCGTCACCTGGCCGGATTGCACCAGGTGTGTCACCTTCAGCCGCCGGTGATGTTCTCCGGGTCGCACGGAGCCGAATCGGACGTCGATGGTGTCGTGCTCACCGAGGAGATGGCTGCGCGGCTGTCCGATATCGAGGATCGCCTCGCCCCGCTCATCGCCGCCCAGCCCCTCGCGTTCGTGGAGGCCAAGCCCTTCCAGCGGGTGCTGCACGTGGCTAAGTTGGCGGCGTCCGACGAGGCTGCCGCGAAACAATTGCTCGCCCGTGCCGTCGCCCTGGAGCACCCGGGGATGAGCATGATCGTGGGAAAGAACATCGTGGAGTTCTCGGTCGCCGACGTCAACAAGGGCACCTGGATCGCCGCCACCATCAAGCGCCTGCAGCCCACACGCGCGCTGTTCTTGGGCGATGACACCACCGACGAGGACGGCTTCCTCGCGCTGCGCCCGCAAGACCTGGGCGTGAAGGTCGGCGAGGGCGAGACTGCCGCGACGATGCGGATTGCCGATACGGTGGCCGTCGGAAATCTCTTTAGCGAGCTGCTGGAGCAGCGACGGTTGAGCCAGGATTAA
- a CDS encoding LacI family DNA-binding transcriptional regulator yields the protein MLKRGRTGGTLASLAAELGVSRTTVSNAYNHPDQLSKELRERILAAAEARGYPGPDPMARSLRTRRVGAIGVLLTEHLSYAFEDQASVDFLAGMAEATYGTDSALTLIPAGPESGEDQASASALVGSSVVDGFVVYSVAKDDVHLAAARARHLPVVVCDQPTDTDLPFVGIDDHAAIQPAARALVDAGHTKIGVLCIRLHRVRLDGPVTPAQLASADMHVQRSRVQGALEQFAAAGITEVPVVTRHINDPEHCLDAARELLETHPELTAVLCTTDSMAMGVLTYAEEQGLSVPADLSVTGFDGVRFALWRDLTTVIQPNRDKGAAAGRILQELIDAPQDRTAPRHILETTFNPGSTVAAPAAR from the coding sequence ATGCTGAAACGTGGGCGGACAGGCGGGACTCTCGCGTCATTGGCAGCCGAGCTGGGAGTCTCGCGGACGACGGTGTCCAACGCCTACAACCATCCCGATCAGCTGTCGAAGGAGCTGCGGGAACGCATCCTCGCCGCCGCGGAGGCCCGCGGGTATCCCGGGCCCGATCCGATGGCGCGCTCGCTGCGCACTCGGCGGGTGGGGGCGATTGGCGTGCTGCTCACGGAGCATCTGTCATACGCTTTCGAGGATCAGGCGTCGGTCGATTTCCTCGCAGGGATGGCGGAGGCGACCTATGGGACCGATTCGGCGTTGACGCTCATTCCGGCCGGCCCGGAGTCGGGGGAGGATCAGGCCTCGGCGTCGGCGCTGGTGGGGAGCTCGGTCGTCGATGGGTTCGTGGTGTATTCGGTGGCGAAGGATGATGTGCATTTGGCGGCGGCGCGCGCTCGGCACCTGCCGGTGGTGGTGTGCGATCAGCCGACAGACACCGACCTGCCGTTCGTGGGGATTGATGATCATGCGGCGATCCAGCCCGCCGCCCGCGCCCTCGTCGACGCCGGGCACACCAAGATCGGTGTGCTGTGCATCCGCCTGCATCGCGTGCGTCTCGACGGCCCCGTCACCCCAGCACAGCTCGCCTCCGCCGACATGCACGTCCAGCGCAGCCGCGTGCAGGGGGCGTTGGAGCAGTTCGCCGCCGCGGGCATCACGGAGGTCCCGGTGGTCACCCGCCACATCAACGACCCCGAGCATTGCCTCGACGCCGCCCGCGAGCTCCTGGAGACCCACCCGGAGCTCACCGCGGTGCTGTGCACGACCGACTCGATGGCCATGGGCGTGCTCACTTACGCCGAGGAGCAGGGCCTGAGCGTGCCCGCGGACCTCTCGGTCACGGGTTTCGACGGCGTGCGGTTCGCCCTGTGGCGCGATCTCACCACCGTCATCCAGCCCAATCGGGACAAGGGGGCTGCGGCCGGCCGCATCCTCCAAGAGCTTATCGACGCCCCCCAGGACCGCACCGCCCCCCGGCACATCCTGGAGACGACGTTTAATCCTGGCTCAACCGTCGCTGCTCCAGCAGCTCGCTAA
- a CDS encoding alpha/beta hydrolase family esterase — MKEPKRYSSERVRLHHGGRERTFVVVTPSVLPATPRLLLYFHGSLQNGNVARNFTGRTFDEMAARTGTVLIYPDGVERHFNDARLLLGERTRELGIDDVGFTRALVSWAVDHRGVDPSQVYACGYSNGGQMVIRLLHDAPGLLAGAATFAAALPEEGNLIEGLGAPEPAPYLAIHGTADTIVKYEGGVAGLDEEHQRGSLLSALDSAGYFASVNGLAAGDHEHTVRDGLIIDSWARAGQPPVELWSVEGMGHVVPAPRGVQSSIIGPGFDAIVAADVVAEFFGWD; from the coding sequence GTGAAGGAACCGAAACGATACTCCTCGGAGCGGGTGCGCCTGCACCACGGCGGCCGCGAACGCACCTTCGTGGTGGTCACTCCTTCGGTCCTCCCGGCCACTCCGCGCCTGTTGTTGTACTTCCACGGCTCCCTGCAAAACGGCAACGTCGCGCGCAACTTCACCGGCCGCACCTTCGACGAGATGGCCGCGCGCACGGGCACGGTCCTCATCTACCCGGACGGGGTGGAGCGCCACTTCAACGACGCCCGCCTGCTGCTCGGCGAGCGCACTCGCGAGCTCGGCATCGACGACGTCGGTTTCACCCGCGCCCTCGTGTCGTGGGCCGTCGACCACCGCGGCGTCGACCCGTCGCAGGTCTATGCCTGTGGGTATTCCAACGGTGGGCAGATGGTCATTCGTTTGCTTCACGACGCCCCCGGTCTCCTCGCCGGAGCCGCCACCTTCGCCGCTGCCCTCCCGGAGGAGGGCAATCTCATCGAGGGCTTAGGGGCGCCGGAACCGGCGCCCTACCTGGCGATTCATGGCACGGCGGACACGATCGTCAAGTATGAGGGCGGGGTGGCTGGGCTCGATGAGGAACACCAACGCGGTTCGTTGCTCTCCGCACTGGACTCGGCGGGCTACTTCGCCTCGGTTAACGGCCTGGCCGCGGGGGACCATGAGCACACGGTGCGCGATGGGTTAATCATCGACTCGTGGGCGCGGGCCGGGCAACCGCCGGTGGAGCTGTGGAGCGTGGAGGGGATGGGGCACGTCGTCCCGGCGCCGCGCGGTGTCCAGTCCAGCATCATCGGGCCGGGATTTGATGCGATCGTCGCGGCGGACGTGGTGGCCGAGTTCTTCGGCTGGGACTAG
- the rlmB gene encoding 23S rRNA (guanosine(2251)-2'-O)-methyltransferase RlmB, which produces MAKQGRPGARKTNKKGATKGSGGQIRRGLKGKGPTPKAEDREYHAAYKRKKLAERRAQGRHVKEETNELVVGRNPVIECLHARVPASALFVAEGTGADDRLSEAATLAASRGIPIIEVPRFELDKMTGNGLHQGIGLQIPPYKYTDVHTLIADAAREVEPGMFVVLDNITDPRNLGAVIRSVAAFGGNGVVIPERRAAGVTAVTWRTSAGTAARLPVARETNLTRVLKQFKDNGYQVVGLDAGGDFTLDTYDGATDPVVIVVGSEGKGISRLVRENCDVIMSIPMEGWVNSLNASVAAGVVLNEFARQRRVGK; this is translated from the coding sequence ATGGCTAAACAGGGACGACCCGGGGCACGCAAGACCAACAAGAAGGGTGCCACCAAGGGCTCCGGCGGGCAGATCCGCCGCGGGCTCAAGGGCAAGGGGCCGACGCCGAAGGCGGAAGACCGCGAATACCACGCCGCGTACAAGCGCAAGAAGCTCGCCGAGCGCCGCGCCCAAGGCCGCCACGTCAAGGAAGAAACCAACGAACTCGTGGTAGGCCGCAACCCCGTCATCGAATGCCTCCACGCGCGAGTCCCCGCTTCGGCGCTGTTCGTCGCCGAGGGCACTGGCGCCGACGATCGCCTCTCCGAGGCCGCCACGCTTGCCGCCTCCCGGGGTATCCCGATCATCGAGGTGCCGCGCTTCGAGCTGGACAAGATGACCGGCAACGGTTTGCACCAGGGCATCGGCCTGCAGATCCCGCCGTACAAGTACACCGACGTGCACACCCTCATCGCCGATGCTGCCCGAGAGGTCGAGCCGGGCATGTTCGTCGTGCTGGACAACATCACCGACCCCCGCAACCTCGGCGCTGTCATCCGCTCCGTCGCTGCGTTCGGGGGCAATGGCGTGGTCATCCCCGAGCGCCGCGCCGCCGGCGTCACCGCCGTGACCTGGCGTACCTCCGCCGGAACCGCCGCCCGCCTGCCCGTCGCCCGCGAAACCAACCTCACCCGCGTGCTCAAGCAGTTCAAGGACAACGGCTACCAGGTCGTCGGCCTCGACGCCGGTGGCGATTTCACCCTGGACACCTACGACGGCGCCACCGACCCCGTGGTCATCGTCGTCGGCTCGGAGGGCAAGGGCATTTCCCGCCTCGTCCGCGAGAACTGCGACGTCATCATGTCCATCCCGATGGAAGGGTGGGTTAATTCCCTCAACGCCTCCGTCGCGGCGGGTGTGGTGCTCAACGAGTTCGCGCGCCAGCGCCGGGTGGGGAAATAA
- the cysS gene encoding cysteine--tRNA ligase has protein sequence MTLRIFDTATRTLRDFEPVRPGHASIYLCGATPQAEPHIGHVRSGVAFDIVRRWLMASDYDVAFVRNITDIDDKILTKAAEHDRPWWEWVSTYERHFTWAYDQLGVLPPSVEPRATGHVTQMVEYMQRLMDRGYAYVVDGSVYFDVAAWVAAEGSDYGSLSGNRVEEMEQGETDNHGKRSPQDFALWKAAKPGEPSWPTPWGAGRPGWHLECSAMATWYLGDTFDIHGGGLDLQFPHHENEIAQAHAAGDGFANYWMHNHWVTMAGEKMSKSLGNVLAVPHILTLVRPVELRYYLGSAHYRSVLEYSEPSLLEAAAGYRRIEDFLARVGPVELGEWTPEFAAAMDDDFAVPRALAEIHTAVRAGNSALAAGEHDRAVQLAASVRRMAAVLGVDPQDPQGPQGATGASISDGAMEALDVLVGAELQRRTTARKDKDWASADDVRDRLTAAGIDVTDTPDGPQWSLKN, from the coding sequence GTGACATTACGCATTTTCGATACCGCCACCCGCACGCTCCGCGACTTTGAGCCGGTTAGACCCGGCCACGCGTCGATCTATCTGTGTGGCGCCACCCCGCAGGCGGAGCCGCACATCGGGCACGTCCGCTCCGGAGTGGCCTTCGATATCGTGCGCCGCTGGCTCATGGCGTCTGATTATGACGTCGCCTTTGTCCGCAATATCACTGACATCGACGACAAGATCCTCACCAAGGCCGCCGAGCATGATCGGCCCTGGTGGGAGTGGGTATCCACCTATGAGCGCCACTTCACCTGGGCTTACGACCAACTTGGCGTCCTGCCTCCCTCCGTCGAGCCCCGCGCCACCGGCCACGTCACCCAGATGGTGGAGTACATGCAGCGGCTCATGGACCGCGGCTACGCCTATGTCGTTGACGGCTCCGTCTACTTTGATGTCGCCGCTTGGGTTGCTGCCGAGGGGTCCGACTACGGTTCGCTGTCCGGCAACCGCGTCGAAGAGATGGAACAGGGCGAGACCGATAACCACGGCAAGCGCTCACCGCAGGACTTCGCGCTGTGGAAGGCCGCCAAACCTGGCGAGCCATCCTGGCCGACCCCGTGGGGTGCGGGTCGCCCCGGCTGGCACCTCGAATGCTCGGCGATGGCCACGTGGTACCTGGGTGATACCTTCGACATCCACGGCGGCGGGCTGGACCTGCAGTTCCCGCACCACGAGAATGAAATCGCGCAGGCCCACGCCGCTGGCGATGGGTTCGCGAACTATTGGATGCACAACCACTGGGTCACCATGGCCGGGGAGAAAATGTCCAAGTCCCTGGGCAACGTGCTCGCGGTACCGCACATTTTGACGCTCGTGCGCCCAGTCGAATTGCGCTACTACCTAGGCTCTGCCCACTACCGCAGCGTGTTGGAGTACTCTGAGCCCTCGCTGCTTGAAGCGGCTGCCGGGTACCGGCGCATCGAGGACTTCCTCGCCCGCGTCGGCCCGGTCGAACTCGGGGAATGGACGCCCGAGTTCGCCGCCGCCATGGACGACGACTTTGCCGTGCCGCGCGCGCTCGCCGAAATCCACACGGCGGTCCGTGCCGGCAATTCGGCGCTGGCCGCCGGAGAGCATGATCGCGCCGTCCAGCTCGCCGCCTCCGTCCGCCGCATGGCGGCGGTGCTCGGCGTTGACCCGCAGGACCCACAGGGCCCACAGGGGGCTACGGGGGCGTCGATAAGCGACGGTGCCATGGAGGCACTCGACGTCCTCGTCGGCGCCGAATTGCAGCGCCGCACCACCGCCCGAAAAGACAAGGATTGGGCATCCGCCGACGACGTCCGCGACCGATTGACGGCCGCAGGCATCGACGTCACCGACACCCCCGACGGCCCGCAGTGGTCGCTGAAGAATTAG
- the nagB gene encoding glucosamine-6-phosphate deaminase — protein sequence MELIIRPTAADVAVTAADVLAEHVRRGATLGLATGSTPLATYQELIRRYDAGELSFAHCRAFLLDEYVGLPREHEQSYYRTIRSEFTEHVDIPDAQVLSPDGTDPHPTAAAERYETAIVEAGGIDIQLLGVGTNGHIGFNEPGSSLASRTRLKTLHPQTVADNARFFDSADDVPIHVLTQGLGTIRRAGHLLLLATGEGKADAVRRLVEGPVSAFCPASVLQLHEFATVIVDEAAAGDLQYKEYYRFAEESKPQWQGWGGSNLA from the coding sequence GTGGAATTGATCATTCGCCCCACCGCCGCCGACGTCGCTGTCACCGCCGCCGACGTCCTTGCTGAGCACGTCCGACGCGGTGCCACCCTCGGGCTGGCCACCGGCTCCACCCCGCTGGCCACTTACCAGGAGCTCATCCGCCGCTACGACGCCGGAGAGCTCAGCTTCGCCCACTGCCGAGCCTTCCTCCTCGACGAATACGTCGGCCTGCCCCGCGAGCACGAGCAAAGCTACTACCGCACCATCCGCAGCGAATTCACTGAACACGTCGACATTCCCGACGCCCAGGTCCTCAGCCCCGACGGCACCGACCCCCACCCCACGGCCGCAGCCGAACGCTACGAAACGGCCATCGTCGAAGCCGGGGGCATCGACATCCAGTTGCTGGGCGTGGGAACGAACGGGCACATCGGCTTCAACGAGCCCGGCTCTTCGTTGGCGTCGCGCACCCGGCTGAAGACCCTCCACCCGCAGACTGTCGCCGATAATGCCCGTTTCTTCGACTCCGCAGACGACGTCCCCATCCACGTCCTCACCCAGGGCCTGGGCACCATTCGTCGCGCCGGGCACCTGCTCCTCCTTGCCACCGGTGAGGGCAAGGCCGACGCCGTGCGCCGCCTCGTCGAGGGGCCCGTGTCCGCCTTCTGCCCGGCCTCGGTCCTGCAGTTGCACGAATTTGCCACTGTCATCGTTGACGAGGCCGCTGCCGGCGACCTGCAGTACAAGGAGTATTACCGCTTCGCCGAAGAGAGCAAGCCGCAGTGGCAGGGCTGGGGCGGGAGTAATCTCGCCTAG